A stretch of Paludisphaera borealis DNA encodes these proteins:
- a CDS encoding APC family permease codes for MPAEFGLPMAVCVVVASMVGTGVLMTSGYTVASVGSNQYMLVLWVIGGVTAICGALTLAELSAAMPRTGGDYVFLYEAYGPLAAFLTGWASFLMGFSGPSAAAAFGSAKYVLAPLQMEGSQALLCQRLLASLAILAFAALHVSGRRQTAHVQGWITGLKVAVLGLLIVGGLAVGWPNYANLQDPKPIDGGLATSMMFSLVYIYYAYTGWNGASYLAGEIRDPQKTLPRAILIGVGLVTLIYLAINVVYGLALSAADVQAIVAGTDGKPDFDRVAPIAELAARKLFGAQWSNPLSVAIGLMMLSSLSVYMLIGPRVIYAMAKAGQFPAVAGRLSSRAETPAVATLFQVAASLVLLWTGSFEWILVYASVGLSSFSILAMSSIFVLRIRRPDMPRPFRTPGYPITPILYLVLTVSLLGAAFKSKPDVSTISVVSMLAGIPVYYLCGAHKRARPI; via the coding sequence ATGCCGGCCGAATTCGGCTTGCCGATGGCGGTATGCGTCGTCGTGGCGAGCATGGTCGGCACCGGGGTTTTGATGACGTCCGGCTACACGGTGGCGTCGGTCGGCAGCAATCAGTACATGCTCGTGCTCTGGGTGATCGGCGGCGTGACGGCCATCTGCGGGGCGTTGACGTTAGCGGAGCTGTCGGCGGCGATGCCGAGGACGGGGGGCGATTACGTCTTCCTTTATGAAGCGTACGGCCCGCTGGCGGCGTTCTTGACGGGATGGGCGTCGTTTTTGATGGGGTTTTCGGGCCCGAGCGCGGCGGCGGCGTTCGGCTCGGCGAAGTACGTGCTCGCGCCCTTGCAAATGGAGGGGAGCCAGGCGTTGTTGTGCCAGCGTCTGCTGGCGAGCCTGGCGATCCTGGCGTTCGCCGCCTTGCACGTTTCGGGGCGTCGTCAGACGGCGCACGTTCAAGGTTGGATCACGGGTTTGAAGGTCGCCGTCCTGGGGTTGCTGATCGTCGGCGGCCTGGCCGTCGGCTGGCCGAACTACGCCAACCTGCAAGATCCGAAGCCCATCGACGGCGGTCTGGCGACGTCGATGATGTTCTCGCTGGTCTACATCTATTACGCCTACACGGGATGGAACGGAGCCTCGTACCTGGCGGGCGAGATCCGCGATCCTCAGAAGACCTTGCCGAGGGCGATCCTGATCGGCGTCGGCCTGGTGACGTTGATTTATCTGGCGATCAACGTCGTGTACGGCCTGGCCCTTTCGGCGGCGGACGTCCAGGCGATCGTCGCCGGAACGGACGGCAAGCCGGACTTCGACCGGGTCGCGCCAATCGCCGAACTCGCGGCGCGGAAACTGTTCGGGGCGCAGTGGTCGAATCCGCTCAGCGTCGCCATCGGTCTGATGATGCTCTCGTCGCTGAGCGTGTATATGTTGATCGGTCCCCGGGTCATCTACGCGATGGCCAAGGCGGGCCAGTTTCCGGCCGTCGCCGGCCGGCTCTCGTCGCGAGCCGAGACCCCGGCGGTCGCCACGCTGTTCCAGGTCGCCGCGTCGTTGGTGCTGCTCTGGACGGGGTCCTTCGAGTGGATTCTGGTCTACGCGAGCGTGGGGCTGTCGTCGTTCTCGATCCTCGCCATGAGCTCGATCTTCGTGCTTCGGATCAGGCGCCCCGACATGCCTCGGCCGTTCCGAACGCCCGGTTATCCGATTACGCCGATCCTCTACCTCGTGCTGACGGTGTCTCTCCTGGGCGCGGCGTTCAAGAGCAAGCCCGACGTCTCGACGATCTCGGTCGTGAGCATGCTGGCGGGAATCCCGGTCTATTATCTCTGCGGGGCCCACAAGCGAGCCCGGCCGATCTGA